TCAGTGCCCCTGCGGACCGTCAAGAAACCGCCACCGCCATACCTTGCGGTTAGCCCCCATAATTCGGGGGCGTTCGCGTTGCGATCACGTTAAGCACTAGTGTCGCAAAGCAGGTTCGCCGGCGAGATCCGCTTGAGCAGGTGGCACTGCGCAGAACCCGCTAGCATCGCGTGGCGTTTTCACCGACTTGAGTCAATGGTCCTCGTTCGGTGCGACTCAACAGGCGCCGCTTCTACAACCGATAAAGTTTCACAAAGAGGGCTGACGTCTATTTTATTTTAGATAAAAATTTCGCTTTTCGCTTTCAAGTTCCTCTGGCATGTAATGGCCAAATCGTCGACGATGCTCGCCCATTGGTCGTTGGGCAAGATCGTGTTACGTGCCACTGGCGGAGGAGAATTGAATGCTCGGCGTTGCTGCTCATGCGGATACAAGCCGCGCTGTACTGACTCGCCTGTTGCGGGTCGTAGAGTCCACCCCCGCCGTTCACGAACCGTTTTCGCATATCTATTTCGAGAACTTGTTTCCCGAAGAGATCTATGCCGAAATGATGGCCAGCCTGCCAGCCGCCGATCGCTACAAGGCGATCAACGTCTACAAGCATTCTCGCGAGGACGGCGTCAGCACGCGTGACGTGATGCCACTCGAGGCCGAAGCCTTGGCCTTGCTGCCCACGTCGCAACGCGAAGTCTGGCGCTCGGTGGCGGTCGCTCTGGCGGCGCCGGAATTGAAGGCCGCGATCTTTCGCAAGCTTTCGCCCGACTTGGCGCTGCGATTTGATATCCCCGAGGCACAGGTCGACAAAATCGTCACCTTTTGCAAGCCGTCGCTGATGCGCGACCTGGAAGGGTACGAGATTCCGCCCCATCCCGATGGCCGAGCCAAGGTTGTCACGATGCAGCTTTACCTGCCGCGCGACAATTCGCAGCTCGGCCTAGGAACCGCACTCTACAAGCGACGTCTGACGTCGCTAAGAGGCCTTTTCTCCTGGCACGGTCGCTTTCAAAAGGTGAAGCAATTCCCGTTTGCACCCAATAGTGGCTATGCCTTCGTCGTTTCGAATTCGCTGCGCCGCAAAAGTTGGCACGGGCGCGAGAAACTGCCGGCCGGCGCAGGTGTGAGAAATTCGATCCTCAACCTGTACTTCGCCAACGACGAGCGCGAATACTAAACCGCAAGCGCGCTTCGACTCGTGGTTACTCTGTAGCCAAGGTCTGCGACCTCGGTGAACCGTAGTCGCGTTTGGGCTGACGATCGTCAGCGATTGCCGCACGACGATCGGTACGCGTCAGTAGTCGTACCAGATGCCGATCCCCAGTTCTTGTACGAAGTCGTTGTAGAACTGGTACATCTCGTTCTTGCCGTTGAAGTACTGCAATCCGACGCGCGTACGAGCGCCGTTTGCTCCGCTGAGCCATTGCCAGCCGACCTGCACGTTGACGTTGCCGCCGAAGGCAATTTCCTGACGCAGGTGACCGTTGATCGCAAAAAACGGCGAGCCGCGAAAGCCCGTGTTGAATATGGGGCTATACTCCGCGCCGAATTGGAACTGCCAGGGCTGTGTGACGCCAAAGGTGTAGAAGGCCCAATCCATCTCGGCGTACAGCCGGATGTTCTCAGTCGGAAAGTAGCTGGCGCCGAACACGAGCGCATTGCGGCTGTACTCGAGCCGCACGAAGTCGGGATTCTTCAGCAAGAACTCGTCGCCGATATGAGAGCTGAGGTGGTAGACCTCGAATTTGAATTGCCACTTCCCCATGCCATACGTTAACGGTATGCCCACGCGGAAGTCGGTTGCCCGCATATCGAAATCGTTGTTCAGACGCAGCTCGGGAAAAGCAGCCCCTTCGACGTCTAATTGCCAGCCTTCTGGCTTAAAGCTGTTCATTGTGCCGTAACGCAGAAGGCCGATGCGTGCGCCGATCGTGGGATCCCAGTTCCAACCGAGCCCCTTTTGGTAGTTGAAAACGCTCGCCACGCGTGGCTCTTTGACCCCCGCCAGGTAGGAATGCCAAATCAACCCCTGCGGCATCAACTGCCAGCTCCAGGGAGCGTCATAGGCCAGCGCTTCGGCCAGCGGGTAACTAACCGGCGCGGACGGCAAAGGGGGCGCGGCGATGATGGTCCCTTCCGGGATCGGTTCGGCGTTCAAGACCGCGATCGGCTCATTCGAGGCCATCGCGCTAGCACCCTGTGCGGGCGCGGCGCGGCTGGCCACTGCGCATATCACGAGCGCAAACCACCAATGCCAAACAGCGCGTCGTGACCGACCGGAATTCATCGTGCCCAAGTCAGGTACGGAACTGGCGTAGTCCCAGCGCAGAGATCCGCGGGTCGTGTGACCTGCGAAACATGACCTACGTGGGATGTCGCAGACGGGAGCGGTAGTGTAGCGGCACCGCGAGATTCGCCCCAGACGACTTTGGACCGCAATTAAAGTCTGGAAAAATCAGAGTTTACGATAGCGCTGCCACTCTCCTGGCGGCCCGCTAACCGGCCACTATAATTCAAGCACCGCTCGCTGCCTGTGCTTCGCCCCATCGCCCAAGTTACCAATTCGATGATCGATACTCCGCTCCCTTTACTGGTCGACGAATTGCGCGCCGTGGTCGGTAATGACGGCGTGCTATCAGCACACAGCGACCTGGTCGTCTACGAGTGCGATGGTTTCGTCATTGAGAAAAACTGCCCGGACGTGGCGGTCTTTCCCCGCACGACGGCCCACGTGCAAGCCATCGTCCGATTGTGCAATAAGTACGGCGTCTCGTTTTTACCGCGTGGTGCAGGCACCAGCCTGGCCGGCGGCTGCCTGCCGGTCGGCGGCGGCGTGATGATCGTGCTCACGCGCATGAAGGAGATCGTCGAGATCAATCTTCGCGACCGGTTTGCCGTGGTGCAGCCGGGCGTGGTGAACGTCTGGCTGACTCAAGCACTCAAAGGGACTGGCTACCACTACGCCCCGGACCCTTCGAGCCAAGGCGCATGCACCATCGGCGGCAACGTGGCCACCAATTCGGGCGGCCCGCACACGCTGAAATATGGCGTGACGGTGAATCACGTTTTGGGAGTCGAGGCCGTTTTGGCTGACGGCTCGCTCGTGCAATTCGGTGGGCCGACCGAGGACGGCCCCGGATTGGACCTGACCGGCTTGATCGTCGGCAGCGAAGGGACGCTGGCCATCGTGACCAAAGCCTGGGTCCGTTTGACGCGCGATCCGCAGGGGTGGCGTACCATGCTCGGCGTCTTCGAATCGGTACACGATGCCACCAACGCCATTAGTGCGATCATTGGCGCCGGCATCGTACCGGCGGCGCTGGAAATGATGGACCAGGGCATTCTGGTGGCCGTCGAAGAGGCATTTCATTTCGGCTTTCCGCTCGACGCCCAGGCGATCCTGCTGATCGAGGTCGACGGACTCGAGGCGGGGCTCGACCATCAGCGCGAACAGATCATCCAGTTGTGCCAGCAAAACAAAGCTCGCGAAGTGCGCCTGGCGGCGTCCGCCGCCGAACGGCAATTGCTGTGGAAGTGCCGCAAGCAAGCTTTCGGCGCCGTTGGCCGGCTGAGCCCCAGCTACTGCACACAGGACGGCGTCGTGCCGCGCACGAAGCTGCCGTATATCCTCGAACGCATCACCGACATCGGCCGGCGCTACGATGTGCGCATTGTGAATGTATTCCACGCAGGGGACGGCAACATTCATCCGATTCTTCTGTTCGACGAACGCAACGCCGACCAGGTCCGCCGGGTGTTGGCCGCCAGTGGCGAGATTCTTGACGAGTGCATCGCCTGCGGCGGCAGTGTGACGGGTGAGCACGGCATCGGCGTCGAAAAGATTGAGTTCATGCACAAACTGTTCACGGCGGATGACCTGGATGTCATGGCACGAGTGCGCACGGCGTTCAACCCGACGTTACGACTTAGCCCAGCCAAGATGCTTCCCACGGCCGGGGCCTGCGGTTTAGAGCAACATCATCCGGGACGGCGTGCAGCAATGTAGTTGCCGCGCATGCGCAAACTGGCCTCATCTGCCGGTGGAAGAATTGTGATTCGGAGTTGAAATTGAGCGTAGTCGCCGGAAATCTGCCGCTTGTCGAAACCTTTCTCCCTGCCAGCCAGCAGGAAATGGTTGAGGTTATTTCGCGCGCCACGGCTGACTCCACACCCATCTACCCCATTGGCGCTGGTACGGGTCTGTCGATTGGACTGCCATCGCGCAAACAAGGCTGGGGGCTGGCGACGACCAATCTCACGCAGGTGATCGATTTCCCGGCTCGGGACATGACGATCACGGTCGAGTCAGGCATCACGATGCAGGCCCTGGACACAGAGCTAGCCGCGCAAGGGCAGCGCCTACCCATCGACGTACCGCAACGGGCCACGGCCACGCTGGGCGGAGTCGTGGCCACGGCCACAAGCGGACCCCGCCGTTTCGGTCAGGGTACCATCCGCGACTACGTCATCGGCATTACCGCCGTCGACGGACGCGGCGTCTCGTTCAAAGCCGGCGGCCGTGTGGTAAAGAACGTTGCCGGCTATGACTTCTGTAAACTGCTGACCGGCTCGCGCGGTTCATTGGCCGTGATTACACAACTCACGCTGAAATTGCGCCCCGTCGCTGAGGCGACCGCCTTTGTCGTTTGCGACATCGGCGAGTTCGAAGCGGCCGAACCATTGATGGCCGCCCTTGGCACTTCGCGCACCGCGCCGGTAGCTATCGAGCTATTGGCGGGCCCCGAATGGGAGCATGACGCAGCGCTCGGTTCCATTACCTCGAGCATCCGTGCCCGGCTGGTGGTTGGGTTCGAAGGAACACCACCCGAGGTCGACTGGCAGAAAGCACAATTGTTGCGTGAATGGCGCGACCTGGGTGCGCGCGAAACCCGCGTCGTCGAAGGCTCGGCCGGCGACGCGCTTTGGTCCCGCCTGGCGGAATTCCCAACGGGCGATGAACCGGCGCTAGTCGTCAAGGCATCAATACAATCCAGTGCTGTCGCCAGATTTTTGCAAACTGCTGCTACGCTAGACGGCAAATGCTCGCTGCAGGCGCACGCCGGTAACGGCATTGTGTATGTGAAATTCCAGGAATTTTCGGCCGCGGACGCCTTGAACGTGCTCGTGCGCGGGCTGCAACCCGCCGCTGTGAAAGCGGGCGGACATGCCACGGTTTATTCTTGTGCCTCGGGAATCGAGCTGACGCATCAGGCCGTCTGGGGGCCTCGGACAAGTGACACTGCGCTGATGGCGGCCGTGAAAAAACAATTAGACCCACATGGCCTGTTCAACCCAGGCTTGGCGATATTCTCATGTTGACCGAACCGACCGAATCCACAGATGCCGCCAGCGCGTCGCCGACAACGACCGACGCTGTTGCCGCGCCGGCAAATACTTCTACGGCAGCGCGACCGGGTGAAGGAATCGATTACGGACTGTTCCTCGATTGCGTCCATTGCGGACTATGTACTTCAGCATGCCCGACGTACTTGGAACTTGGCAACGAAAACGACAGCCCACGCGGTCGCATCTACCTGATGCGGTCGGTCACCGACGGTCGCCTGCCCCTGACAACCGAAGTTCGCCGGCACCTGGAATTGTGCCTCGACTGTCGGGCTTGCGAAACGGCGTGCCCCTCCGGCGTGCAGTATGGCAAGTTGATCGAGCCCTTCCGCGTCGCGATGGAGGAGCAAGCAGACGGGCCGCGCAGGAGCGAGGACTGGTTCCATCGCTACATTCTGTTCGGCTTGTTCACACACCCGGATCGCATGCGCCGCATGCTGATTCCCGCGCGGATTGCCCAGCGGCTGGGACTTACGGCGCTGGCAGAAAAAACAGGGCTAACACGGCTATTGCCACCACGCCTGCGGCGCTTGGTCGAAATGCTGCCGCCGCCGCAACGCCCTGGTCCGGCATTGCCGACACTGCTACCGGCGATCGGCAAACGGCGTGCGCGCGTGGCGCTGTTCACCGGCTGTGTCGCGGACGTGATGTTTCGCCCCACACATTGGGCCACGGCCCGCGTGCTACAACAAAATGGCTGCGACGTCCTGGTACCGCAAAACCAGGTCTGCTGCGGGGCAATTCATTTCCATGCCGGTTCGAGCGAGCCGGCCCGCGAGCTTGCCGATGCCAATCTAACGGCGTTCGACCATCGCAACGTGGACGCGATCCTGGTGAACGTGGCTGGTTGCGGAGCGATGTTGAAGGATTACGGCCATCACTGGCATGACGCACGCCAGGGCGAACGGGCCGAATTCGCCGCCAAGATCAAGGATGTCAGCGAGTTTCTCGACACACTGGGACTCATTCCGCCGGAAGGCGAAATCCCACTGGTGGCGACTTATCACGATGCTTGCCACCTGGGTCATGCCCAGAAAGTGCGCGAGGCGCCGCGACGGATCCTGTCGCAAATCCCCGGATTGAAGCTGGTTGACCTGCCCGAGACTGAAGTCTGTTGCGGCGCCGCGGGCACTTACAACCTGACCGAACCCGAGATGTCGGCGCGTCTCAGCCGGCGGAAGCTCGACAACATTCTCAAGACGGGCAGTCGCGTCGTGCTTACCGGCAATGCCGGCTGCTTGCTGCAAATCATGCGTGAGGCACGTAGTCGCGACGAACGGCTATTGGTAGCGCACCCGATGGATCTGCTCGACTTGAGCTATCAGGGAAAACAGCCACAGCTATAAGCAGTCGGCAAATTCAGTAGCCCCTTATGCGTCGCGCGCAACAAATTCGCCGAAGTGTTGAATTTCGAGCGAGATCAGCTCAGGCAGTATCTCTTCGGGTGACTGCGGCCGGCGGAACGGATCTTTCGCCAATAAGCCGTGTACCAGTTGTGCGACGCCCGATGAAATCTGCGGTGCGATTTCGCGCAGCGGTATAACTTTCTCCGCGCGGTGGGCCGCGATCAATTCGGCAGTATCGGTAAAATCAAACGGAAGCCGGCCGCTCAGCATTTCGTAGAGCATGACTCCCAAGCTATAGAGATCGCTGCGAATATCCGGCCGCCCGGTCGATAGCAGCACCTCGGGCGCCATGTACCACGGCGTACCGACGATTTCCCGCAAAAGCGTTTGATCTTCGTCCATGGGCCGACGTGCCAGCCCCAGGTCGACCAGCGTCGCATGCCCGGCCTGCGAGACCATGACATTCGCGGGCTTCACATCGGCATGCATCCAACCGGCGCGATCGAGCGCGGCAAGCGCTTCGGCGAGCTGCCGGGCAATCCAGAGAGCGAGTGGCGTCGCAATCGGCGCGGCGCCGGTCTCGGCGAGCACCGTGGAGAGCGCGCGTCCTTCCAGCCATGGCATTACTAGGTAGTACGGCGCTCGCGTGGTCTGCGCATCAAGCACGACGACCACATGCGGACTAGCAATCGCACGGCCAACGCGACCTTCACGGCGCAACAGGCCAATTGCCCGTGCATCCCCCTCGTATTCGGGCTTGAGAACCTTGACCGCATAATTGGCCAGCGCATCAAAACTGCAATCGGCTGGCTTGGCACGAAAGACCCGGCAGAACTCACCGCTGCCAGCTTCGTCAACCAACACCCACGGACCAAGCCGGTCAGGACGCGGTGAGTCTGCGGCGCGCGGCGTCGCGACCGCGCCCGGAATTCGCGGCGCGCGCAAAGCGCGGGGCTCAGCGGCTCGCAGGCCTCTTGCCATTTCGATCTATCGCAGTGAAGACTTTGATCGACGGTCCGAGCGGATCGTCGCGGCGGGGAATTCGCGGAAAGGTGCGGCGCAGGCTCAATCAGGTGGGATTGGAATGCCTAACCTAACAATCGGCGATCGGCGCAGATAAGTTTCGCACTCGCGGAGAAGATGCCCGTGACAGCGACTTTGACGACGCTATCGTCGTCGGATGATTGTTCGACTGCCATGAAATCATGCACTGCGCGAACTTCGGGCAGCAGCTACGGCACGGCATCGGGCACCCACGCAATGCAGAAAGGTCGCGCCTATTTCTTGCGCACACCGCCGCGGCGAAGGCCTTCATCGACCAGTGCGCCAATCAACAGTGCCACGCCGATCACCGTGTATTCAAGTTCCGACGGAACTCCCCACATTTTTGTAAAGTTTGGCAAGATCCAGAGAATGGCCGTGCCAATTATGATACCCAGCACGTTCCCCTCACCCCCGCGCAAGCTGCATCCCCCGAGCACAGCCCCGGCGATGGCGTACAGCTCGAAGAAGCTGCCGGTTTCCGTCGGCTGAACGGAGTTCTGCTCCATCAAGAACAGAATGCTGAACAGCGCCGCCAGCACCGAGCAAAGCACGTAGGCCAGGATCCGATATCGATCGACGGCAATGCCCGAATAGCGGGCCGCCTGCTCGTTGCTCCCCACAGCGAACAGATATCGGCCGGCAACGCTCATGTGCAGGAACACCGTGGCGACGGCAGCGAGTCCCAAAAAAATCACGAGCGACATGGGCAAGCCCAAGACGTCGCGGCTGTCCGAGAGCCAATACTTAAGTGACTCATAGTCAGTGCCGAGCCCTTTGACCTGGTCGCGCGATAGCCAACGCGCAGCGCCGCGGTAGACGAAGAGTCCGCACAGCGTAACGAC
This genomic interval from Pirellulales bacterium contains the following:
- a CDS encoding DUF1207 domain-containing protein, with the protein product MASNEPIAVLNAEPIPEGTIIAAPPLPSAPVSYPLAEALAYDAPWSWQLMPQGLIWHSYLAGVKEPRVASVFNYQKGLGWNWDPTIGARIGLLRYGTMNSFKPEGWQLDVEGAAFPELRLNNDFDMRATDFRVGIPLTYGMGKWQFKFEVYHLSSHIGDEFLLKNPDFVRLEYSRNALVFGASYFPTENIRLYAEMDWAFYTFGVTQPWQFQFGAEYSPIFNTGFRGSPFFAINGHLRQEIAFGGNVNVQVGWQWLSGANGARTRVGLQYFNGKNEMYQFYNDFVQELGIGIWYDY
- a CDS encoding FAD-linked oxidase C-terminal domain-containing protein produces the protein MIDTPLPLLVDELRAVVGNDGVLSAHSDLVVYECDGFVIEKNCPDVAVFPRTTAHVQAIVRLCNKYGVSFLPRGAGTSLAGGCLPVGGGVMIVLTRMKEIVEINLRDRFAVVQPGVVNVWLTQALKGTGYHYAPDPSSQGACTIGGNVATNSGGPHTLKYGVTVNHVLGVEAVLADGSLVQFGGPTEDGPGLDLTGLIVGSEGTLAIVTKAWVRLTRDPQGWRTMLGVFESVHDATNAISAIIGAGIVPAALEMMDQGILVAVEEAFHFGFPLDAQAILLIEVDGLEAGLDHQREQIIQLCQQNKAREVRLAASAAERQLLWKCRKQAFGAVGRLSPSYCTQDGVVPRTKLPYILERITDIGRRYDVRIVNVFHAGDGNIHPILLFDERNADQVRRVLAASGEILDECIACGGSVTGEHGIGVEKIEFMHKLFTADDLDVMARVRTAFNPTLRLSPAKMLPTAGACGLEQHHPGRRAAM
- a CDS encoding FAD-binding oxidoreductase — its product is MSVVAGNLPLVETFLPASQQEMVEVISRATADSTPIYPIGAGTGLSIGLPSRKQGWGLATTNLTQVIDFPARDMTITVESGITMQALDTELAAQGQRLPIDVPQRATATLGGVVATATSGPRRFGQGTIRDYVIGITAVDGRGVSFKAGGRVVKNVAGYDFCKLLTGSRGSLAVITQLTLKLRPVAEATAFVVCDIGEFEAAEPLMAALGTSRTAPVAIELLAGPEWEHDAALGSITSSIRARLVVGFEGTPPEVDWQKAQLLREWRDLGARETRVVEGSAGDALWSRLAEFPTGDEPALVVKASIQSSAVARFLQTAATLDGKCSLQAHAGNGIVYVKFQEFSAADALNVLVRGLQPAAVKAGGHATVYSCASGIELTHQAVWGPRTSDTALMAAVKKQLDPHGLFNPGLAIFSC
- a CDS encoding (Fe-S)-binding protein, translated to MLTEPTESTDAASASPTTTDAVAAPANTSTAARPGEGIDYGLFLDCVHCGLCTSACPTYLELGNENDSPRGRIYLMRSVTDGRLPLTTEVRRHLELCLDCRACETACPSGVQYGKLIEPFRVAMEEQADGPRRSEDWFHRYILFGLFTHPDRMRRMLIPARIAQRLGLTALAEKTGLTRLLPPRLRRLVEMLPPPQRPGPALPTLLPAIGKRRARVALFTGCVADVMFRPTHWATARVLQQNGCDVLVPQNQVCCGAIHFHAGSSEPARELADANLTAFDHRNVDAILVNVAGCGAMLKDYGHHWHDARQGERAEFAAKIKDVSEFLDTLGLIPPEGEIPLVATYHDACHLGHAQKVREAPRRILSQIPGLKLVDLPETEVCCGAAGTYNLTEPEMSARLSRRKLDNILKTGSRVVLTGNAGCLLQIMREARSRDERLLVAHPMDLLDLSYQGKQPQL
- a CDS encoding serine/threonine-protein kinase: MARGLRAAEPRALRAPRIPGAVATPRAADSPRPDRLGPWVLVDEAGSGEFCRVFRAKPADCSFDALANYAVKVLKPEYEGDARAIGLLRREGRVGRAIASPHVVVVLDAQTTRAPYYLVMPWLEGRALSTVLAETGAAPIATPLALWIARQLAEALAALDRAGWMHADVKPANVMVSQAGHATLVDLGLARRPMDEDQTLLREIVGTPWYMAPEVLLSTGRPDIRSDLYSLGVMLYEMLSGRLPFDFTDTAELIAAHRAEKVIPLREIAPQISSGVAQLVHGLLAKDPFRRPQSPEEILPELISLEIQHFGEFVARDA
- a CDS encoding ABC transporter permease, whose product is MKKCLGLALFLLGIYLLLLMADPGARSLYNHINLGRRIGLYGIISLGAGMLIISDGIDLSIGSTIGLCATVMAMLLVDYHWNPLLAVLVVLALGAVIGLTNGLLVTKLRIQAFVVTLCGLFVYRGAARWLSRDQVKGLGTDYESLKYWLSDSRDVLGLPMSLVIFLGLAAVATVFLHMSVAGRYLFAVGSNEQAARYSGIAVDRYRILAYVLCSVLAALFSILFLMEQNSVQPTETGSFFELYAIAGAVLGGCSLRGGEGNVLGIIIGTAILWILPNFTKMWGVPSELEYTVIGVALLIGALVDEGLRRGGVRKK